One Bombus fervidus isolate BK054 chromosome 7, iyBomFerv1, whole genome shotgun sequence genomic region harbors:
- the Hipk gene encoding homeodomain interacting protein kinase isoform X9: MGMCDMFIQTQQTSSVNGSSSSSSSSSNNTVHHHSKKRKLEYNVSQPVIQHALVQSTGDYQLDNTGLQQRYSVNGANTAFSSLHNNNALQKSSPNQQTLVRASTIKLLDTYQRCGQKRKTWSREGNGDGLAVHSANATNAVGSTVVSQHHNQQQQQLQQQQQQQQQQQHKQTGMTAHSKQVTNAANGGGGSNPQGDGDYQLVQHEVLYSMTNQYEVLEFLGRGTFGQVVKCWKKGTNEIVAIKILKNHPSYARQGQIEVSILSRLSQENADEFNFVRAYECFQHKSHTCLVFEMLEQNLYDFLKQNKFSPLPLKYIRPILQQVLTALLKLKQLGLIHADLKPENIMLVDPVRQPYRVKVIDFGSASHVSKAVCNTYLQSRYYRAPEIILGLPYCEAIDMWSLGCVVAELFLGWPLYPGSSEYDQIRYISQTQGLPTEHMLNNASKTTKFFYRDMDSTYPFWRLKTPEEHEAETGIKSKEARKYIFNCLDDIGQVNVPTDLEGGQLLAEKADRREFIDLLKRMLTMDQVERRITPGEALNHAFVTLAHLVDYAHCNNVKASVQMMEVCRRAGDFTASPAHHQAPPAPQPPPPTSLVANFVPTTNGSAVTFTFNNQLTNQVQRLVREHRTAQTGYDNLYQIYSNSSRRATQYSSSSSGSNSGRSGVHDFPHQLVPGLLCHPPSYQTMPSPAKHVVVAQPPQAQQGPLQIQPSIISQQAVAAAAAAAQQQYAAVPVSMVETGRQMLLTNAVQTSWPGGSRQMAAIVPSWQQLPPQHAAIQQPLLSDAGDWGRPLIVDSSAILQDQRPVFPVTEVYNTSALVEHPPQGWGKRSVTKHHQHHVTVPQQSQHRHEHKKETQQLSPVKKRVKESTPPSNMRRHSPSSSHWQQQPMQQHHHSSKHSSSHNVEHHQVTSGRQQTITIHDTPSPAVSVITISDSDDETSGKCCGDQQCGACQNLATRLSGDGRPVREEVIRSTQSTPRAVQPVQQTHSSSQSHTNGHVTAHSTSQRSQRKNIISCVTVGDSDGEASPGRAHNHLYQHLPQHSQHQQTTQLIKHEPQQQHHVSSSSSGYSSQSQKKRLLAKVQSECNMVNVATKPEPGVEYLAPHPCHAPACKEPPTYQDDAYDMHDYFLQYVTTSSAHPHLQEQHIVYTTGTDKRVSWPGKRAEYKHEYVQPPAAHSRDHQKWAVANTVHQYRQSQVVGSAAHPGHTHSHHGHPAHLSPGGGGGGRSPAGGAVIGSAQHLGQPLYQEYAHVRSRAHAVPPPVYVTAAPSQAPTAIQQQQVPTYQGFTPGWVPRHLVDACISSPLTLYDSSRALPPPAHHSSARPLLASHAAHPLPAHMQPTAVYGLAPLSPAKHQYQPSGLWFTE, from the exons GGAATGTGTGACATGTTCATCCAAACACAGCAGACGAGTAGCGTCAAcggcagcagcagcagcagcagcagcagcagtaaCAACACCGTTCACCACCACAGCAAAAAACGCAAGTTGGAGTACAACGTGAGTCAGCCGGTGATCCAACACGCATTGGTTCAATCGACCGGCGACTACCAATTAGACAATACCGGTCTGCAACAACGGTACTCCGTGAACGGTGCTAATACCGCATTTAGCTCGCTGCACAACAATAATGCGCTGCAGAAGAGTAGCCCGAACCAACAGACCCTGGTACGAGCCTCGACGATCAAGCTCTTAGACACGTACCAACGCTGTGGCCAGAAG AGAAAAACTTGGTCGAGGGAGGGTAATGGTGACGGCCTGGCAGTCCACTCCGCCAACGCGACGAACGCAGTGGGTAGTACTGTAGTGTCGCAACATCATAAtcaacagcaacagcagctgcaacaacaacagcagcagcaacaacaacaacaacacaAGCAGACAGGCATGACGGCACATAGCAAGCAAGTAACCAACGCTGCCAATGGAGGCGGTGGCAGCAATCCCCAAGGAGATGGAGATTACCAGTTGGTACAGCACGAGGTTCTCTATTCTATGACTAATCAATATGAAGTCCTCGAGTTTTTGGGCAGAGGTACTTTTGGACAg GTCGTAAAATGCTGGAAAAAGGGAACCAATGAAATAGTGGCCATCAAAATTCTGAAGAACCATCCATCGTATGCGCGCCAAGGGCAGATTGAG GTCTCCATCCTGTCTCGACTCAGTCAGGAAAATGCGGATGAGTTCAACTTTGTGCGCGCTTATGAGTGCTTTCAGCACAAATCCCATACCTGCTTGGTCTTTGAGATGCTAGAACAGAATCTGTATGATTTCTTGAAACAGAATAAATTTTCACCCCTACCCCTCAAATATATCAGACCGATTCTTCAACAAGTACTCACTGCTCTTTTGAAACTTAAG caattGGGGTTAATTCACGCAGACCTTAAGCCGGAAAACATTATGTTGGTGGATCCAGTTCGTCAGCCTTATCGTGTAAAAGTTATTGATTTTGGGTCAGCTTCTCATGTATCTAAAGCTGTCTGCAACACCTATTTACAATCGCGATACTACCGTGCACCTGAAATTATACTTGGACTTCCATATTGTGAAGCAATAGATATGTGGTCGCTCGGCTGTGTGGTTGCGGAATTGTTTTTAGGATGGCCTCTATACCCTGGTAGTTCAGAATACGATCAGATTCGATACATAAGTCAGACGCAAGGCCTACCAACGGAACACATGTTAAACAATGCCAGTAAAACAACAAAATTCTTTTACAGAGACATGGACA GTACATATCCATTTTGGAGATTAAAAACACCGGAAGAGCATGAGGCTGAAACTGGTATCAAATCAAAGGAAGCGAGGAAGTATATTTTTAACTGTCTCGATGATATTGGTCAAGTTAATGTCCCGACCGATTTGGAGGGTGGTCAACTTTTGGCAGAAAAAGCAGATAGAAGAGAGTTCATTGACCTCTTGAAGAGGATGCTCACAATGGACCAGGTA GAGCGCCGCATAACACCTGGGGAGGCTCTGAACCATGCCTTCGTTACGCTGGCCCATTTAGTCGATTATGCACATTGTAACAATGTTAAGGCTTCCGTCCAAATGATGGAGGTTTGCCGACGAGCCGGTGACTTCACTGCAAGTCCAGCGCATCATCAAGCTCCTCCAGCACCTCAACCACCACCACCAACATCATTGGTAGCTAATTTCGTGCCGACGACAAATGGTAGTGCCGTAACTTTCACCTTCAACAACCAGTTGACCAATCAAGTACAGCGATTGGTTAGGGAACATCGGACTGCGCAAACAGGATATGATAATCTG TATCAAATATACAGTAACAGTAGTCGTCGTGCGACTCAGTACAGTAGCTCGTCAAGTGGATCAAATAGCGGACGAAGTGGTGTGCACGACTTTCCACATCAATTGGTGCCTGGTCTACTTTGTCATCCACCCAGTTATCAGACGATGCCAAGTCCTGCAAAACACGTAGTTGTTGCTCAA CCTCCACAAGCGCAACAAGGCCCGTTACAAATCCAACCATCGATTATATCGCAGCAGGCTGTTGCTGCTGCAGCTGCAGCTGCCCAACAACAGTATGCAGCGGTTCCCGTATCTATGGTGGAAACTGGACGACAAATGTTACTAACC AACGCTGTACAAACCTCTTGGCCTGGTGGAAGTCGTCAAATGGCCGCTATCGTACCATCTTGGCAGCAGTTACCACCGCAACATGCAGCCATACAGCAGCCATTACTGAGTGATGCCGGAGATTGGGGAAGACCTCTTATCGTCGACAGTTCTGCTATACTGCAG GATCAGAGGCCAGTATTTCCTGTCACGGAAGTATACAATACTAGTGCCCTTGTTGAGCATCCTCCCCAAGGTTGGGGCAAGCGTAGTGTTACGAAACATCATCAACATCATGTAACTGTACCTCAGCAGTCTCAACATAGGCACGAgcataaaaaggaaacacagCAGTTAAGTCCAGTGAAAAAGAGAGTAAAAGAAAGTACTCCACCGAGCAACATGAGACGGCATTCACCTTCCAGCAGTCATTGGCAACAACAACCCATGCAGCAACACCATCACAGCAGCAAACACAGCAGTAGTCATAATGTAGAACACCATCAAGTTACATCTGGTCGGCAGCAAACTATTACAATTCATGATACACCATCACCAGCAGTTTCTGTTATCACGATAAGTGATAGCGATGACGAAACATCGGGCAAGTG CTGTGGAGATCAGCAATGTGGAGCCTGTCAAAATTTGGCAACTCGCCTGTCTGGCGATGGACGTCCAGTCCGCGAGGAAGTCATTCGAAG tACGCAGTCAACACCACGCGCGGTTCAACCAGTACAGCAAACCCATTCAAGTAGTCAGTCGCATACTAACGGCCACGTAACAGCGCATAGTACATCTCAAAGATCgcaacgaaaaaatattatcagtTGTGTAACTGTCGGTGACAGCGATGGCGAAGCTAGTCCAGGTCGAGCGCATAATCATCTATACCAACATTTACCGCAACATTCTCAGCATCAACAAACTACGCAGTTAATTAAACACGAACCCCAACAGCAACATCACGTCAGCAG TAGCAGTTCTGGATATTCGTCTCAATCGCAAAAGAAACGTTTATTGGCCAAAGTACAGTCCGAATGCAATATGGTGAATGTTGCGACAAAACCGGAGCCCGGCGTTGAGTACCTCGCACCACATCCGTGTCACGCGCCAGCCTGTAAAGAACCACCGACCTATCag GATGATGCCTATGACATGCATGACTACTTCTTGCAGTATGTGACCACGAGTAGCGCGCATCCGCACCTCCAAGAGCAACACATTGTGTATACGACCGGCACGGACAAGCGGGTATCATGGCCTGGAAAGAGAGCTGAATACAAACACGAGTACGTTCAACCACCGGCTGCTCATTCCAGAGACCACCAGAAATGGGCGGTAGCGAATACCGTGCATCAGTATAG GCAGAGCCAGGTAGTGGGTTCGGCAGCCCATCCGGGTCATACCCACAGTCACCATGGGCATCCGGCCCACCTCAGTCCTGGGGGCGGTGGCGGGGGCAGAAGTCCTGCAGGGGGGGCTGTAATAGGAAGTGCCCAGCATCTGGGACAGCCCCTGTACCAGGAGTACGCCCATGTGCGTTCAAGAGCCCATGCCGTGCCACCCCCGGTATACGTAACTGCCGCGCCTTCTCAGGCTCCCACTGCTATCCAGCAGCAACAAGTGCCCACCTATCAGGGATTCACACCCGGGTGGGTACCTAGACACCTAGTTGATGCATGCAT CTCGTCTCCATTAACGTTGTATGATTCTAGTCGAGCGTTGCCACCACCAGCTCATCATAGCTCGGCCAGACCGTTGCTGGCAAGTCATGCAGCGCATCCACTGCCTGCACATATGCAGCCAACAGCCGTTTATGGATTGGCCCCACTTTCACCGGCCAAACATCAATATCAACCTTCTGGTTTGTGGTTCACCGAGTAA
- the Hipk gene encoding homeodomain interacting protein kinase isoform X3: MPFESRWPESAWNHTKAHGMCDMFIQTQQTSSVNGSSSSSSSSSNNTVHHHSKKRKLEYNVSQPVIQHALVQSTGDYQLDNTGLQQRYSVNGANTAFSSLHNNNALQKSSPNQQTLVRASTIKLLDTYQRCGQKRKTWSREGNGDGLAVHSANATNAVGSTVVSQHHNQQQQQLQQQQQQQQQQQHKQTGMTAHSKQVTNAANGGGGSNPQGDGDYQLVQHEVLYSMTNQYEVLEFLGRGTFGQVVKCWKKGTNEIVAIKILKNHPSYARQGQIEVSILSRLSQENADEFNFVRAYECFQHKSHTCLVFEMLEQNLYDFLKQNKFSPLPLKYIRPILQQVLTALLKLKQLGLIHADLKPENIMLVDPVRQPYRVKVIDFGSASHVSKAVCNTYLQSRYYRAPEIILGLPYCEAIDMWSLGCVVAELFLGWPLYPGSSEYDQIRYISQTQGLPTEHMLNNASKTTKFFYRDMDSTYPFWRLKTPEEHEAETGIKSKEARKYIFNCLDDIGQVNVPTDLEGGQLLAEKADRREFIDLLKRMLTMDQVERRITPGEALNHAFVTLAHLVDYAHCNNVKASVQMMEVCRRAGDFTASPAHHQAPPAPQPPPPTSLVANFVPTTNGSAVTFTFNNQLTNQVQRLVREHRTAQTGYDNLYQIYSNSSRRATQYSSSSSGSNSGRSGVHDFPHQLVPGLLCHPPSYQTMPSPAKHVVVAQPPQAQQGPLQIQPSIISQQAVAAAAAAAQQQYAAVPVSMVETGRQMLLTNAVQTSWPGGSRQMAAIVPSWQQLPPQHAAIQQPLLSDAGDWGRPLIVDSSAILQDQRPVFPVTEVYNTSALVEHPPQGWGKRSVTKHHQHHVTVPQQSQHRHEHKKETQQLSPVKKRVKESTPPSNMRRHSPSSSHWQQQPMQQHHHSSKHSSSHNVEHHQVTSGRQQTITIHDTPSPAVSVITISDSDDETSGKCCGDQQCGACQNLATRLSGDGRPVREEVIRSTQSTPRAVQPVQQTHSSSQSHTNGHVTAHSTSQRSQRKNIISCVTVGDSDGEASPGRAHNHLYQHLPQHSQHQQTTQLIKHEPQQQHHVSSSSGYSSQSQKKRLLAKVQSECNMVNVATKPEPGVEYLAPHPCHAPACKEPPTYQDDAYDMHDYFLQYVTTSSAHPHLQEQHIVYTTGTDKRVSWPGKRAEYKHEYVQPPAAHSRDHQKWAVANTVHQYRQSQVVGSAAHPGHTHSHHGHPAHLSPGGGGGGRSPAGGAVIGSAQHLGQPLYQEYAHVRSRAHAVPPPVYVTAAPSQAPTAIQQQQVPTYQGFTPGWVPRHLVDACISSPLTLYDSSRALPPPAHHSSARPLLASHAAHPLPAHMQPTAVYGLAPLSPAKHQYQPSGLWFTE; encoded by the exons ATGCCTTTTGAGAGCCGCTGGCCCGAATCAGCGTGGAACCATACAAAGGCACAT GGAATGTGTGACATGTTCATCCAAACACAGCAGACGAGTAGCGTCAAcggcagcagcagcagcagcagcagcagcagtaaCAACACCGTTCACCACCACAGCAAAAAACGCAAGTTGGAGTACAACGTGAGTCAGCCGGTGATCCAACACGCATTGGTTCAATCGACCGGCGACTACCAATTAGACAATACCGGTCTGCAACAACGGTACTCCGTGAACGGTGCTAATACCGCATTTAGCTCGCTGCACAACAATAATGCGCTGCAGAAGAGTAGCCCGAACCAACAGACCCTGGTACGAGCCTCGACGATCAAGCTCTTAGACACGTACCAACGCTGTGGCCAGAAG AGAAAAACTTGGTCGAGGGAGGGTAATGGTGACGGCCTGGCAGTCCACTCCGCCAACGCGACGAACGCAGTGGGTAGTACTGTAGTGTCGCAACATCATAAtcaacagcaacagcagctgcaacaacaacagcagcagcaacaacaacaacaacacaAGCAGACAGGCATGACGGCACATAGCAAGCAAGTAACCAACGCTGCCAATGGAGGCGGTGGCAGCAATCCCCAAGGAGATGGAGATTACCAGTTGGTACAGCACGAGGTTCTCTATTCTATGACTAATCAATATGAAGTCCTCGAGTTTTTGGGCAGAGGTACTTTTGGACAg GTCGTAAAATGCTGGAAAAAGGGAACCAATGAAATAGTGGCCATCAAAATTCTGAAGAACCATCCATCGTATGCGCGCCAAGGGCAGATTGAG GTCTCCATCCTGTCTCGACTCAGTCAGGAAAATGCGGATGAGTTCAACTTTGTGCGCGCTTATGAGTGCTTTCAGCACAAATCCCATACCTGCTTGGTCTTTGAGATGCTAGAACAGAATCTGTATGATTTCTTGAAACAGAATAAATTTTCACCCCTACCCCTCAAATATATCAGACCGATTCTTCAACAAGTACTCACTGCTCTTTTGAAACTTAAG caattGGGGTTAATTCACGCAGACCTTAAGCCGGAAAACATTATGTTGGTGGATCCAGTTCGTCAGCCTTATCGTGTAAAAGTTATTGATTTTGGGTCAGCTTCTCATGTATCTAAAGCTGTCTGCAACACCTATTTACAATCGCGATACTACCGTGCACCTGAAATTATACTTGGACTTCCATATTGTGAAGCAATAGATATGTGGTCGCTCGGCTGTGTGGTTGCGGAATTGTTTTTAGGATGGCCTCTATACCCTGGTAGTTCAGAATACGATCAGATTCGATACATAAGTCAGACGCAAGGCCTACCAACGGAACACATGTTAAACAATGCCAGTAAAACAACAAAATTCTTTTACAGAGACATGGACA GTACATATCCATTTTGGAGATTAAAAACACCGGAAGAGCATGAGGCTGAAACTGGTATCAAATCAAAGGAAGCGAGGAAGTATATTTTTAACTGTCTCGATGATATTGGTCAAGTTAATGTCCCGACCGATTTGGAGGGTGGTCAACTTTTGGCAGAAAAAGCAGATAGAAGAGAGTTCATTGACCTCTTGAAGAGGATGCTCACAATGGACCAGGTA GAGCGCCGCATAACACCTGGGGAGGCTCTGAACCATGCCTTCGTTACGCTGGCCCATTTAGTCGATTATGCACATTGTAACAATGTTAAGGCTTCCGTCCAAATGATGGAGGTTTGCCGACGAGCCGGTGACTTCACTGCAAGTCCAGCGCATCATCAAGCTCCTCCAGCACCTCAACCACCACCACCAACATCATTGGTAGCTAATTTCGTGCCGACGACAAATGGTAGTGCCGTAACTTTCACCTTCAACAACCAGTTGACCAATCAAGTACAGCGATTGGTTAGGGAACATCGGACTGCGCAAACAGGATATGATAATCTG TATCAAATATACAGTAACAGTAGTCGTCGTGCGACTCAGTACAGTAGCTCGTCAAGTGGATCAAATAGCGGACGAAGTGGTGTGCACGACTTTCCACATCAATTGGTGCCTGGTCTACTTTGTCATCCACCCAGTTATCAGACGATGCCAAGTCCTGCAAAACACGTAGTTGTTGCTCAA CCTCCACAAGCGCAACAAGGCCCGTTACAAATCCAACCATCGATTATATCGCAGCAGGCTGTTGCTGCTGCAGCTGCAGCTGCCCAACAACAGTATGCAGCGGTTCCCGTATCTATGGTGGAAACTGGACGACAAATGTTACTAACC AACGCTGTACAAACCTCTTGGCCTGGTGGAAGTCGTCAAATGGCCGCTATCGTACCATCTTGGCAGCAGTTACCACCGCAACATGCAGCCATACAGCAGCCATTACTGAGTGATGCCGGAGATTGGGGAAGACCTCTTATCGTCGACAGTTCTGCTATACTGCAG GATCAGAGGCCAGTATTTCCTGTCACGGAAGTATACAATACTAGTGCCCTTGTTGAGCATCCTCCCCAAGGTTGGGGCAAGCGTAGTGTTACGAAACATCATCAACATCATGTAACTGTACCTCAGCAGTCTCAACATAGGCACGAgcataaaaaggaaacacagCAGTTAAGTCCAGTGAAAAAGAGAGTAAAAGAAAGTACTCCACCGAGCAACATGAGACGGCATTCACCTTCCAGCAGTCATTGGCAACAACAACCCATGCAGCAACACCATCACAGCAGCAAACACAGCAGTAGTCATAATGTAGAACACCATCAAGTTACATCTGGTCGGCAGCAAACTATTACAATTCATGATACACCATCACCAGCAGTTTCTGTTATCACGATAAGTGATAGCGATGACGAAACATCGGGCAAGTG CTGTGGAGATCAGCAATGTGGAGCCTGTCAAAATTTGGCAACTCGCCTGTCTGGCGATGGACGTCCAGTCCGCGAGGAAGTCATTCGAAG tACGCAGTCAACACCACGCGCGGTTCAACCAGTACAGCAAACCCATTCAAGTAGTCAGTCGCATACTAACGGCCACGTAACAGCGCATAGTACATCTCAAAGATCgcaacgaaaaaatattatcagtTGTGTAACTGTCGGTGACAGCGATGGCGAAGCTAGTCCAGGTCGAGCGCATAATCATCTATACCAACATTTACCGCAACATTCTCAGCATCAACAAACTACGCAGTTAATTAAACACGAACCCCAACAGCAACATCACGTCAGCAG CAGTTCTGGATATTCGTCTCAATCGCAAAAGAAACGTTTATTGGCCAAAGTACAGTCCGAATGCAATATGGTGAATGTTGCGACAAAACCGGAGCCCGGCGTTGAGTACCTCGCACCACATCCGTGTCACGCGCCAGCCTGTAAAGAACCACCGACCTATCag GATGATGCCTATGACATGCATGACTACTTCTTGCAGTATGTGACCACGAGTAGCGCGCATCCGCACCTCCAAGAGCAACACATTGTGTATACGACCGGCACGGACAAGCGGGTATCATGGCCTGGAAAGAGAGCTGAATACAAACACGAGTACGTTCAACCACCGGCTGCTCATTCCAGAGACCACCAGAAATGGGCGGTAGCGAATACCGTGCATCAGTATAG GCAGAGCCAGGTAGTGGGTTCGGCAGCCCATCCGGGTCATACCCACAGTCACCATGGGCATCCGGCCCACCTCAGTCCTGGGGGCGGTGGCGGGGGCAGAAGTCCTGCAGGGGGGGCTGTAATAGGAAGTGCCCAGCATCTGGGACAGCCCCTGTACCAGGAGTACGCCCATGTGCGTTCAAGAGCCCATGCCGTGCCACCCCCGGTATACGTAACTGCCGCGCCTTCTCAGGCTCCCACTGCTATCCAGCAGCAACAAGTGCCCACCTATCAGGGATTCACACCCGGGTGGGTACCTAGACACCTAGTTGATGCATGCAT CTCGTCTCCATTAACGTTGTATGATTCTAGTCGAGCGTTGCCACCACCAGCTCATCATAGCTCGGCCAGACCGTTGCTGGCAAGTCATGCAGCGCATCCACTGCCTGCACATATGCAGCCAACAGCCGTTTATGGATTGGCCCCACTTTCACCGGCCAAACATCAATATCAACCTTCTGGTTTGTGGTTCACCGAGTAA